Proteins from one Drosophila gunungcola strain Sukarami chromosome 3R, Dgunungcola_SK_2, whole genome shotgun sequence genomic window:
- the LOC128256695 gene encoding keratin, type II cytoskeletal 3 — MRAFIVMCLVAVACADKLGYNYQPVGHSSSGLSFAPGSGSIGGGSIGGGSIGGGSIGGGSIGGGSIGGGSLGGSIGSGAGLGGLSSFGGGSIGGGDSLSAPVSYSAPAPAAELEKEFFTFTANEQDFDEPQQLERVSSALNKALRVVFIKGPENRGLENAALALAKQAAQQETAIYVLNKQADIGDLANKLNAIRSNNNNKPEVHFVKYRTAEDAANAQRAIQGQYDQLGGSSQAHNGGVAPVLNFASAGPVRQATAQNPDNSYLPSSVFRRV; from the exons ATGCGTGCCTTCATC GTTATGTGCTTGGTGGCAGTCGCCTGCGCCGATAAGCTCGGCTACAACTACCAGCCCGTGGGTCACTCCAGCTCCGGATTGTCCTTCGCTCCTGGCAGCGGTTCCATTGGAGGTGGCTCCATTGGAGGAGGCTCCATTGGTGGTGGCTCCATTGGAGGTGGCTCCATTGGAGGTGGATCTATCGGAGGAGGCTCCCTGGGAGGCAGCATTGGCAGCGGTGCCGGTCTTGGCGGTCTCAGCAGCTTCGGTGGTGGCAGCATCGGCGGCGGTGACTCCCTGAGTGCCCCCGTTTCCTACAGCGCCCCTGCCCCCGCCGCCGAGCTGGAGAAGGAGTTCTTCACCTTCACCGCCAACGAGCAGGACTTCGATGAGCCCCAGCAGCTGGAGCGTGTGTCCTCCGCCCTGAACAAGGCCCTCCGTGTGGTCTTCATCAAGGGGCCCGAGAACCGTGGCCTGGAGAACGCCGCCCTGGCTTTGGCCAAGCAGGCTGCCCAGCAGGAGACCGCCATCTATGTGCTGAACAAGCAGGCCGATATTGGAGATCTGGCCAACAAGCTGAATGCCAtccgcagcaacaacaacaacaagcccGAGGTGCACTTCGTCAAGTACCGCACTGCCGAGGACGCCGCCAATGCCCAGCGCGCCATCCAGGGTCAGTACGACCAGCTGGGAGGATCCAGCCAGGCCCACAACGGCGGTGTTGCCCCCGTCCTGAACTTCGCCTCCGCCGGACCAGTGCGTCAGGCCACCGCCCAGAACCCCGACAATTCGTACCTGCCCTCCTCGGTCTTCCGCCGCGTCTAA
- the LOC128254956 gene encoding uncharacterized protein LOC128254956: MRALIILCVVAVASAGSLSGYNYGQGATTSIGGGGGVTKTAGLAGPVSYSAAPQASVHKEFYSFHANDDDFEDRDALRQALASVKKNVRVIFIKSPENRGYENAVLALAKQAAQQQTAIYVLHKQTDINELAQKFNAVRQNANKKPEVHFVKYRTPEDAANAQRAIQSQYDQLGGTSQSINGGVANAINFASQGSVPVRTAPQQVPQSNYLPASILSRLRH, encoded by the coding sequence ATGCGTGCCCTCATTATTCTATGCGTTGTGGCGGTGGCAAGTGCCGGCAGTTTGTCCGGCTACAATTACGGACAAGGTGCGACGACTAGCAttggaggaggtggtggtgtCACCAAGACCGCCGGACTGGCCGGTCCAGTCAGCTACAGTGCCGCTCCACAGGCCTCAGTTCACAAGGAGTTCTACAGCTTCCATGCCAACGATGACGACTTCGAGGATCGCGATGCCCTGCGCCAGGCCTTGGCTTCGGTGAAGAAGAACGTCCGTGTGATCTTCATCAAGTCGCCGGAGAACCGAGGCTACGAGAACGCCGTTTTGGCCCTGGCCAAACAGGCTGCCCAGCAGCAGACCGCCATCTATGTGCTGCACAAGCAGACCGACATCAACGAGTTGGCCCAGAAGTTCAATGCCGTGCGCCAGAACGCCAACAAGAAGCCGGAGGTGCACTTCGTCAAGTACCGCACTCCCGAGGACGCCGCCAATGCCCAGCGGGCCATCCAGTCGCAGTACGATCAGCTGGGCGGCACCAGCCAGTCCATCAACGGGGGCGTGGCCAACGCCATCAACTTCGCCTCCCAAGGATCGGTTCCCGTGCGCACTGCTCCGCAACAGGTACCCCAGAGCAACTACCTGCCCGCCTCCATTCTAAGTCGCCTCCGTCACTAG